The proteins below come from a single Drosophila teissieri strain GT53w chromosome 3L, Prin_Dtei_1.1, whole genome shotgun sequence genomic window:
- the LOC122615540 gene encoding rho-related BTB domain-containing protein 1 isoform X1, producing the protein MPKMDNEQPHQELVKCVLVGDTAVGKTRLICARACNKHVSLSQLLSTHVPTVWAIDQYRIYKDVLERSWEVVDGVNVSLRLWDTFGDHDKDRRFAYGRSDVVLLCFSIASPISLRNCKMMWYPEIRRFCPDVPVILVGCKNDLRYMYRDENYLSYFGEKGTFVRAALKSDLVMPDEARAVAKELGVAYYETSVFTYFGVNEVFENAIRSALIARRQQRFWMTNLKKVQKPLLQAPFRPPKPPPPEVTVMVGNYGQDIYNMFLSQAYTDLVLVGAGGTKFAVHRFMLAAASSIFQRLLSTELTDMGGRSSSESSMVSSTFGEATIADFNDDTESLIRYESRTQRRMWEHLKRRSSYQALPLMESKRSNDLYRELHHPVLQSIRLVHVENHRGTNGLQTIVTLSKLISPQAVHQCLRFIYTGTIDKDCNNLEEIREAADLLELPQLTQLLSRPQTVMENSSDEPNPHICLRIKESMERHCIGDGCFSDVTFELDDGLMKAHRAVLVGRCDVMRAMLLGDFREAHSNVIVFPGVTIYTFHKLLCYLYTDQIPPISAVKCLNLLELANRLCLPRLLNLVECRVIEDLTLISQNETNETVDHCLKLLEPVKLHNAHQLAEWCMSYLCVNYNLICKFSLKGLKALHQDNQEYLREHRWPPVWYLKDYDYYQRCLNELNKELKLKTSRRESPSDDEGCLCFTGVFSCWLLGKSKRSGDVIGTTENSNVDNQIFNSAGNSLNHIDLEADMDLNL; encoded by the exons ATGCCCAAAATGGACAACGAGCAGCCGCATCAAGAGTTGGTGAAGTGCGTTCTGGTGGGGGACACGGCGGTGGGCAAGACCCGACTGATCTGCGCGAGGGCCTGCAACAAACATGTCTCACTATCCCAGCTCCTCTCCACACATGTGCCGACTGTGTGGGCTATCGACCAGTATCGCATATACAAAGAT GTTCTCGAGCGATCCTGGGAGGTGGTGGATGGAGTGAATGTCTCACTTCGCCTATGGGATACATTTGGTGACCACGACAAGGATCGGCGTTTCGCATACGGCAG ATCCGATGTGGTGCTGCTGTGCTTTTCCATTGCCAGTCCAATTTCCTTGCGCAACTGCAAGATGATGTGGTACCCGGAAATTCGCCGCTTTTGTCCGGATGTTCCTGTCATTCTAGTTGGCTGTAAGAACGACCTGCGCTACATGTATCGCGACGAGAACTATCTCTCGTATTTCGGCGAGAAGGGAACCTTTGTTCG AGCCGCATTGAAGAGTGACCTGGTTATGCCGGATGAGGCGCGTGCCGTCGCCAAAGAGCTGGGGGTGGCCTACTACGAGACCAGTGTGTTCACCTACTTTGGAGTGAATGAGGTGTTTGAAAATGCCATCCGATCCGCGTTGATTGCACGGCGACAGCAGCGCTTCTGGATGACAAACCTAAAAAAGGTACAGAAGCCCCTGCTACAAGCGCCGTTCCGGCCACCgaagccaccaccaccggAGGTCACCGTCATGGTCGGCAACTATGGGCAGGATATCTACAACATGTTCCTGTCGCAGGCCTACACCGACCTTGTCCTGGTCGGGGCGGGTGGCACCAAGTTCGCCGTGCACAGGTTCATGCTAGCCGCCGCGTCCAGCATCTTCCAGCGCCTGCTTAGCACTGAGCTGACTGATATGGGCGGGCGGAGCAGCAGCGAATCTAGCATGGTCAGCTCTACATTCGGGGAGGCCACCATTGCGGACTTTAACGACGACACGGAGTCCCTGATCCGCTACGAATCACGCACACAACG CAGAATGTGGGAACATTTAAAGCGCCGCTCCAGTTATCAGGCGTTACCTCTCATGGAGTCTAAGCGGTCCAACGATCTGTACAGGGAACTACATCATCCGGTTCTGCAGAGCATTCGCCTGGTGCACGTGGAAAATCATCGGGGTACAAATGGTCTGCAGACAATTGTCACCCTTAGCAAGCTTATCTCTCCGCAAGCTGTGCATCAGTGCCTGAGATTTATTTATACCGGTACCATTGACAAGGATTGCAATAATCTGGAG GAAATTAGAGAAGCTGCCGATCTATTAGAACTGCCGCAACTAACTCAGCTACTTTCCAGGCCTCAAACCGTTATGGAGAACTCCAGCGATGAGCCAAATCCACACATTTGCCTT CGCATCAAAGAAAGCATGGAACGGCATTGCATTGGTGACGGGTGCTTCAGTGATGTCACCTTTGAATTGGATGATGGTTTAATGAAG GCACACCGCGCTGTGTTAGTTGGTCGTTGTGATGTCATGCGCGCAATGTTGTTGGGTGACTTTCGCGAGGCACATTCCAATGTG ATCGTATTCCCTGGAGTTACAATTTACACATTCCACAAGCTGCTGTGCTACCTGTACACTGATCAGATTCCGCCAATCTCGGCCGTCAAGTGCCTCAATCTGTTGGAGCTGGCCAACAGACTCTGCCTTCCGCGGCTGCTAAACCTGGTTGAATGCCGCGTTATTGAAGATCTCACTCTGATTTCCCAGAACGAAACCAATGAAACGGTGGATCACTGTCTAAAGTTACTGGAGCCAGTGAAG cTGCACAACGCACATCAATTGGCCGAGTGGTGCATGTCATATCTTTGCGTCAATTACAACCTTATTTGTAAGTTTTCACTCAAGGGCTTAAAGGCGCTGCACCAGGATAATCAGGAGTACTTGCGAGAGCACCGATGGCCTCCTGTCTGGTATCTCAAGGACTATGATTACTATCAGCGATGCCTGAACGAGTTAAACAAGGAGCTAAAGCTAAAGACTTCGAGGCGAGAGTCGCCAAGCGATGACGAAGGTTGTCTGTGCTTCACGGGCG TATTCTCTTGCTGGCTGTTAGGTAAATCGAAGCGCAGCGGTGATGTGATTGGCACCACGGAGAACAGCAACGTAGATAATCAGATCTTTAACAGCGCCGGCAACTCGCTTAACCACATTGATTTGGAGGCGGACATGGACCTAAATCTCTGA
- the LOC122615540 gene encoding rho-related BTB domain-containing protein 1 isoform X4: MPKMDNEQPHQELVKCVLVGDTAVGKTRLICARACNKHVSLSQLLSTHVPTVWAIDQYRIYKDVLERSWEVVDGVNVSLRLWDTFGDHDKDRRFAYGRSDVVLLCFSIASPISLRNCKMMWYPEIRRFCPDVPVILVGCKNDLRYMYRDENYLSYFGEKGTFVRAALKSDLVMPDEARAVAKELGVAYYETSVFTYFGVNEVFENAIRSALIARRQQRFWMTNLKKVQKPLLQAPFRPPKPPPPEVTVMVGNYGQDIYNMFLSQAYTDLVLVGAGGTKFAVHRFMLAAASSIFQRLLSTELTDMGGRSSSESSMVSSTFGEATIADFNDDTESLIRYESRTQRMWEHLKRRSSYQALPLMESKRSNDLYRELHHPVLQSIRLVHVENHRGTNGLQTIVTLSKLISPQAVHQCLRFIYTGTIDKDCNNLEEIREAADLLELPQLTQLLSRPQTVMENSSDEPNPHICLRIKESMERHCIGDGCFSDVTFELDDGLMKAHRAVLVGRCDVMRAMLLGDFREAHSNVIVFPGVTIYTFHKLLCYLYTDQIPPISAVKCLNLLELANRLCLPRLLNLVECRVIEDLTLISQNETNETVDHCLKLLEPVKLHNAHQLAEWCMSYLCVNYNLICKFSLKGLKALHQDNQEYLREHRWPPVWYLKDYDYYQRCLNELNKELKLKTSRRESPSDDEGCLCFTGGKSKRSGDVIGTTENSNVDNQIFNSAGNSLNHIDLEADMDLNL; encoded by the exons ATGCCCAAAATGGACAACGAGCAGCCGCATCAAGAGTTGGTGAAGTGCGTTCTGGTGGGGGACACGGCGGTGGGCAAGACCCGACTGATCTGCGCGAGGGCCTGCAACAAACATGTCTCACTATCCCAGCTCCTCTCCACACATGTGCCGACTGTGTGGGCTATCGACCAGTATCGCATATACAAAGAT GTTCTCGAGCGATCCTGGGAGGTGGTGGATGGAGTGAATGTCTCACTTCGCCTATGGGATACATTTGGTGACCACGACAAGGATCGGCGTTTCGCATACGGCAG ATCCGATGTGGTGCTGCTGTGCTTTTCCATTGCCAGTCCAATTTCCTTGCGCAACTGCAAGATGATGTGGTACCCGGAAATTCGCCGCTTTTGTCCGGATGTTCCTGTCATTCTAGTTGGCTGTAAGAACGACCTGCGCTACATGTATCGCGACGAGAACTATCTCTCGTATTTCGGCGAGAAGGGAACCTTTGTTCG AGCCGCATTGAAGAGTGACCTGGTTATGCCGGATGAGGCGCGTGCCGTCGCCAAAGAGCTGGGGGTGGCCTACTACGAGACCAGTGTGTTCACCTACTTTGGAGTGAATGAGGTGTTTGAAAATGCCATCCGATCCGCGTTGATTGCACGGCGACAGCAGCGCTTCTGGATGACAAACCTAAAAAAGGTACAGAAGCCCCTGCTACAAGCGCCGTTCCGGCCACCgaagccaccaccaccggAGGTCACCGTCATGGTCGGCAACTATGGGCAGGATATCTACAACATGTTCCTGTCGCAGGCCTACACCGACCTTGTCCTGGTCGGGGCGGGTGGCACCAAGTTCGCCGTGCACAGGTTCATGCTAGCCGCCGCGTCCAGCATCTTCCAGCGCCTGCTTAGCACTGAGCTGACTGATATGGGCGGGCGGAGCAGCAGCGAATCTAGCATGGTCAGCTCTACATTCGGGGAGGCCACCATTGCGGACTTTAACGACGACACGGAGTCCCTGATCCGCTACGAATCACGCACACAACG AATGTGGGAACATTTAAAGCGCCGCTCCAGTTATCAGGCGTTACCTCTCATGGAGTCTAAGCGGTCCAACGATCTGTACAGGGAACTACATCATCCGGTTCTGCAGAGCATTCGCCTGGTGCACGTGGAAAATCATCGGGGTACAAATGGTCTGCAGACAATTGTCACCCTTAGCAAGCTTATCTCTCCGCAAGCTGTGCATCAGTGCCTGAGATTTATTTATACCGGTACCATTGACAAGGATTGCAATAATCTGGAG GAAATTAGAGAAGCTGCCGATCTATTAGAACTGCCGCAACTAACTCAGCTACTTTCCAGGCCTCAAACCGTTATGGAGAACTCCAGCGATGAGCCAAATCCACACATTTGCCTT CGCATCAAAGAAAGCATGGAACGGCATTGCATTGGTGACGGGTGCTTCAGTGATGTCACCTTTGAATTGGATGATGGTTTAATGAAG GCACACCGCGCTGTGTTAGTTGGTCGTTGTGATGTCATGCGCGCAATGTTGTTGGGTGACTTTCGCGAGGCACATTCCAATGTG ATCGTATTCCCTGGAGTTACAATTTACACATTCCACAAGCTGCTGTGCTACCTGTACACTGATCAGATTCCGCCAATCTCGGCCGTCAAGTGCCTCAATCTGTTGGAGCTGGCCAACAGACTCTGCCTTCCGCGGCTGCTAAACCTGGTTGAATGCCGCGTTATTGAAGATCTCACTCTGATTTCCCAGAACGAAACCAATGAAACGGTGGATCACTGTCTAAAGTTACTGGAGCCAGTGAAG cTGCACAACGCACATCAATTGGCCGAGTGGTGCATGTCATATCTTTGCGTCAATTACAACCTTATTTGTAAGTTTTCACTCAAGGGCTTAAAGGCGCTGCACCAGGATAATCAGGAGTACTTGCGAGAGCACCGATGGCCTCCTGTCTGGTATCTCAAGGACTATGATTACTATCAGCGATGCCTGAACGAGTTAAACAAGGAGCTAAAGCTAAAGACTTCGAGGCGAGAGTCGCCAAGCGATGACGAAGGTTGTCTGTGCTTCACGGGCG GTAAATCGAAGCGCAGCGGTGATGTGATTGGCACCACGGAGAACAGCAACGTAGATAATCAGATCTTTAACAGCGCCGGCAACTCGCTTAACCACATTGATTTGGAGGCGGACATGGACCTAAATCTCTGA
- the LOC122615540 gene encoding rho-related BTB domain-containing protein 1 isoform X2, with translation MPKMDNEQPHQELVKCVLVGDTAVGKTRLICARACNKHVSLSQLLSTHVPTVWAIDQYRIYKDVLERSWEVVDGVNVSLRLWDTFGDHDKDRRFAYGRSDVVLLCFSIASPISLRNCKMMWYPEIRRFCPDVPVILVGCKNDLRYMYRDENYLSYFGEKGTFVRAALKSDLVMPDEARAVAKELGVAYYETSVFTYFGVNEVFENAIRSALIARRQQRFWMTNLKKVQKPLLQAPFRPPKPPPPEVTVMVGNYGQDIYNMFLSQAYTDLVLVGAGGTKFAVHRFMLAAASSIFQRLLSTELTDMGGRSSSESSMVSSTFGEATIADFNDDTESLIRYESRTQRMWEHLKRRSSYQALPLMESKRSNDLYRELHHPVLQSIRLVHVENHRGTNGLQTIVTLSKLISPQAVHQCLRFIYTGTIDKDCNNLEEIREAADLLELPQLTQLLSRPQTVMENSSDEPNPHICLRIKESMERHCIGDGCFSDVTFELDDGLMKAHRAVLVGRCDVMRAMLLGDFREAHSNVIVFPGVTIYTFHKLLCYLYTDQIPPISAVKCLNLLELANRLCLPRLLNLVECRVIEDLTLISQNETNETVDHCLKLLEPVKLHNAHQLAEWCMSYLCVNYNLICKFSLKGLKALHQDNQEYLREHRWPPVWYLKDYDYYQRCLNELNKELKLKTSRRESPSDDEGCLCFTGVFSCWLLGKSKRSGDVIGTTENSNVDNQIFNSAGNSLNHIDLEADMDLNL, from the exons ATGCCCAAAATGGACAACGAGCAGCCGCATCAAGAGTTGGTGAAGTGCGTTCTGGTGGGGGACACGGCGGTGGGCAAGACCCGACTGATCTGCGCGAGGGCCTGCAACAAACATGTCTCACTATCCCAGCTCCTCTCCACACATGTGCCGACTGTGTGGGCTATCGACCAGTATCGCATATACAAAGAT GTTCTCGAGCGATCCTGGGAGGTGGTGGATGGAGTGAATGTCTCACTTCGCCTATGGGATACATTTGGTGACCACGACAAGGATCGGCGTTTCGCATACGGCAG ATCCGATGTGGTGCTGCTGTGCTTTTCCATTGCCAGTCCAATTTCCTTGCGCAACTGCAAGATGATGTGGTACCCGGAAATTCGCCGCTTTTGTCCGGATGTTCCTGTCATTCTAGTTGGCTGTAAGAACGACCTGCGCTACATGTATCGCGACGAGAACTATCTCTCGTATTTCGGCGAGAAGGGAACCTTTGTTCG AGCCGCATTGAAGAGTGACCTGGTTATGCCGGATGAGGCGCGTGCCGTCGCCAAAGAGCTGGGGGTGGCCTACTACGAGACCAGTGTGTTCACCTACTTTGGAGTGAATGAGGTGTTTGAAAATGCCATCCGATCCGCGTTGATTGCACGGCGACAGCAGCGCTTCTGGATGACAAACCTAAAAAAGGTACAGAAGCCCCTGCTACAAGCGCCGTTCCGGCCACCgaagccaccaccaccggAGGTCACCGTCATGGTCGGCAACTATGGGCAGGATATCTACAACATGTTCCTGTCGCAGGCCTACACCGACCTTGTCCTGGTCGGGGCGGGTGGCACCAAGTTCGCCGTGCACAGGTTCATGCTAGCCGCCGCGTCCAGCATCTTCCAGCGCCTGCTTAGCACTGAGCTGACTGATATGGGCGGGCGGAGCAGCAGCGAATCTAGCATGGTCAGCTCTACATTCGGGGAGGCCACCATTGCGGACTTTAACGACGACACGGAGTCCCTGATCCGCTACGAATCACGCACACAACG AATGTGGGAACATTTAAAGCGCCGCTCCAGTTATCAGGCGTTACCTCTCATGGAGTCTAAGCGGTCCAACGATCTGTACAGGGAACTACATCATCCGGTTCTGCAGAGCATTCGCCTGGTGCACGTGGAAAATCATCGGGGTACAAATGGTCTGCAGACAATTGTCACCCTTAGCAAGCTTATCTCTCCGCAAGCTGTGCATCAGTGCCTGAGATTTATTTATACCGGTACCATTGACAAGGATTGCAATAATCTGGAG GAAATTAGAGAAGCTGCCGATCTATTAGAACTGCCGCAACTAACTCAGCTACTTTCCAGGCCTCAAACCGTTATGGAGAACTCCAGCGATGAGCCAAATCCACACATTTGCCTT CGCATCAAAGAAAGCATGGAACGGCATTGCATTGGTGACGGGTGCTTCAGTGATGTCACCTTTGAATTGGATGATGGTTTAATGAAG GCACACCGCGCTGTGTTAGTTGGTCGTTGTGATGTCATGCGCGCAATGTTGTTGGGTGACTTTCGCGAGGCACATTCCAATGTG ATCGTATTCCCTGGAGTTACAATTTACACATTCCACAAGCTGCTGTGCTACCTGTACACTGATCAGATTCCGCCAATCTCGGCCGTCAAGTGCCTCAATCTGTTGGAGCTGGCCAACAGACTCTGCCTTCCGCGGCTGCTAAACCTGGTTGAATGCCGCGTTATTGAAGATCTCACTCTGATTTCCCAGAACGAAACCAATGAAACGGTGGATCACTGTCTAAAGTTACTGGAGCCAGTGAAG cTGCACAACGCACATCAATTGGCCGAGTGGTGCATGTCATATCTTTGCGTCAATTACAACCTTATTTGTAAGTTTTCACTCAAGGGCTTAAAGGCGCTGCACCAGGATAATCAGGAGTACTTGCGAGAGCACCGATGGCCTCCTGTCTGGTATCTCAAGGACTATGATTACTATCAGCGATGCCTGAACGAGTTAAACAAGGAGCTAAAGCTAAAGACTTCGAGGCGAGAGTCGCCAAGCGATGACGAAGGTTGTCTGTGCTTCACGGGCG TATTCTCTTGCTGGCTGTTAGGTAAATCGAAGCGCAGCGGTGATGTGATTGGCACCACGGAGAACAGCAACGTAGATAATCAGATCTTTAACAGCGCCGGCAACTCGCTTAACCACATTGATTTGGAGGCGGACATGGACCTAAATCTCTGA
- the LOC122615540 gene encoding rho-related BTB domain-containing protein 1 isoform X3: MPKMDNEQPHQELVKCVLVGDTAVGKTRLICARACNKHVSLSQLLSTHVPTVWAIDQYRIYKDVLERSWEVVDGVNVSLRLWDTFGDHDKDRRFAYGRSDVVLLCFSIASPISLRNCKMMWYPEIRRFCPDVPVILVGCKNDLRYMYRDENYLSYFGEKGTFVRAALKSDLVMPDEARAVAKELGVAYYETSVFTYFGVNEVFENAIRSALIARRQQRFWMTNLKKVQKPLLQAPFRPPKPPPPEVTVMVGNYGQDIYNMFLSQAYTDLVLVGAGGTKFAVHRFMLAAASSIFQRLLSTELTDMGGRSSSESSMVSSTFGEATIADFNDDTESLIRYESRTQRRMWEHLKRRSSYQALPLMESKRSNDLYRELHHPVLQSIRLVHVENHRGTNGLQTIVTLSKLISPQAVHQCLRFIYTGTIDKDCNNLEEIREAADLLELPQLTQLLSRPQTVMENSSDEPNPHICLRIKESMERHCIGDGCFSDVTFELDDGLMKAHRAVLVGRCDVMRAMLLGDFREAHSNVIVFPGVTIYTFHKLLCYLYTDQIPPISAVKCLNLLELANRLCLPRLLNLVECRVIEDLTLISQNETNETVDHCLKLLEPVKLHNAHQLAEWCMSYLCVNYNLICKFSLKGLKALHQDNQEYLREHRWPPVWYLKDYDYYQRCLNELNKELKLKTSRRESPSDDEGCLCFTGGKSKRSGDVIGTTENSNVDNQIFNSAGNSLNHIDLEADMDLNL; encoded by the exons ATGCCCAAAATGGACAACGAGCAGCCGCATCAAGAGTTGGTGAAGTGCGTTCTGGTGGGGGACACGGCGGTGGGCAAGACCCGACTGATCTGCGCGAGGGCCTGCAACAAACATGTCTCACTATCCCAGCTCCTCTCCACACATGTGCCGACTGTGTGGGCTATCGACCAGTATCGCATATACAAAGAT GTTCTCGAGCGATCCTGGGAGGTGGTGGATGGAGTGAATGTCTCACTTCGCCTATGGGATACATTTGGTGACCACGACAAGGATCGGCGTTTCGCATACGGCAG ATCCGATGTGGTGCTGCTGTGCTTTTCCATTGCCAGTCCAATTTCCTTGCGCAACTGCAAGATGATGTGGTACCCGGAAATTCGCCGCTTTTGTCCGGATGTTCCTGTCATTCTAGTTGGCTGTAAGAACGACCTGCGCTACATGTATCGCGACGAGAACTATCTCTCGTATTTCGGCGAGAAGGGAACCTTTGTTCG AGCCGCATTGAAGAGTGACCTGGTTATGCCGGATGAGGCGCGTGCCGTCGCCAAAGAGCTGGGGGTGGCCTACTACGAGACCAGTGTGTTCACCTACTTTGGAGTGAATGAGGTGTTTGAAAATGCCATCCGATCCGCGTTGATTGCACGGCGACAGCAGCGCTTCTGGATGACAAACCTAAAAAAGGTACAGAAGCCCCTGCTACAAGCGCCGTTCCGGCCACCgaagccaccaccaccggAGGTCACCGTCATGGTCGGCAACTATGGGCAGGATATCTACAACATGTTCCTGTCGCAGGCCTACACCGACCTTGTCCTGGTCGGGGCGGGTGGCACCAAGTTCGCCGTGCACAGGTTCATGCTAGCCGCCGCGTCCAGCATCTTCCAGCGCCTGCTTAGCACTGAGCTGACTGATATGGGCGGGCGGAGCAGCAGCGAATCTAGCATGGTCAGCTCTACATTCGGGGAGGCCACCATTGCGGACTTTAACGACGACACGGAGTCCCTGATCCGCTACGAATCACGCACACAACG CAGAATGTGGGAACATTTAAAGCGCCGCTCCAGTTATCAGGCGTTACCTCTCATGGAGTCTAAGCGGTCCAACGATCTGTACAGGGAACTACATCATCCGGTTCTGCAGAGCATTCGCCTGGTGCACGTGGAAAATCATCGGGGTACAAATGGTCTGCAGACAATTGTCACCCTTAGCAAGCTTATCTCTCCGCAAGCTGTGCATCAGTGCCTGAGATTTATTTATACCGGTACCATTGACAAGGATTGCAATAATCTGGAG GAAATTAGAGAAGCTGCCGATCTATTAGAACTGCCGCAACTAACTCAGCTACTTTCCAGGCCTCAAACCGTTATGGAGAACTCCAGCGATGAGCCAAATCCACACATTTGCCTT CGCATCAAAGAAAGCATGGAACGGCATTGCATTGGTGACGGGTGCTTCAGTGATGTCACCTTTGAATTGGATGATGGTTTAATGAAG GCACACCGCGCTGTGTTAGTTGGTCGTTGTGATGTCATGCGCGCAATGTTGTTGGGTGACTTTCGCGAGGCACATTCCAATGTG ATCGTATTCCCTGGAGTTACAATTTACACATTCCACAAGCTGCTGTGCTACCTGTACACTGATCAGATTCCGCCAATCTCGGCCGTCAAGTGCCTCAATCTGTTGGAGCTGGCCAACAGACTCTGCCTTCCGCGGCTGCTAAACCTGGTTGAATGCCGCGTTATTGAAGATCTCACTCTGATTTCCCAGAACGAAACCAATGAAACGGTGGATCACTGTCTAAAGTTACTGGAGCCAGTGAAG cTGCACAACGCACATCAATTGGCCGAGTGGTGCATGTCATATCTTTGCGTCAATTACAACCTTATTTGTAAGTTTTCACTCAAGGGCTTAAAGGCGCTGCACCAGGATAATCAGGAGTACTTGCGAGAGCACCGATGGCCTCCTGTCTGGTATCTCAAGGACTATGATTACTATCAGCGATGCCTGAACGAGTTAAACAAGGAGCTAAAGCTAAAGACTTCGAGGCGAGAGTCGCCAAGCGATGACGAAGGTTGTCTGTGCTTCACGGGCG GTAAATCGAAGCGCAGCGGTGATGTGATTGGCACCACGGAGAACAGCAACGTAGATAATCAGATCTTTAACAGCGCCGGCAACTCGCTTAACCACATTGATTTGGAGGCGGACATGGACCTAAATCTCTGA
- the LOC122615541 gene encoding charged multivesicular body protein 7, with amino-acid sequence MSLASSDRESETGQFSFPASWQDNVRMQVQFAMFRSRHLDAEMYDAKMNFWMELIAKYLKFSGRPIFSLRNLQLLFMRGDQLPACLDTVISEMQKMKQIRFRSEFEHDPANSWSGWLVNSLVTRPLSWGWSKIKHSVVTEDLEASTLVEWIHLDVLNNTCDLIIEKILSENTGKLLHFSALKKLCKAHGVRIYSDKDLCVCLLALNVRQTVGLEYKTEKGIRQIHLIKIPRKEGDDLNISQEDQAVHNLQNTQAQLLKQLEELEEEIKVNDDKARQYMKENKRQMAKTYLRKRHLLEKNHERRSLALHNIESLLSSVDEAQSSGAVLDAYKIGSNTLKKVLSDSGLKYDNVDEVLADVRDTLDQHREVQDVMSNSVVENASMEEDQLEQELRELCGESAPATLSSLINNNRKAEVVITDEEMIAMLQDLEVEDGTISQSSAKTVKTVQGLKNAL; translated from the exons ATGAGCCTTGCAAGCAGTGACAGGGAAAGTGAAACTGGCCAGTTTAGCTTTCCCGCCAGCTGGCAGGATAACGTTAGAATGCAGGTGCAGTTCGCCATGTTTCGATCGAGACACCTGGATGCGGAGATGTACGACGCAAAAATGAATTTCTGGATggaattaattgcaaaatatcTGAAGTTCAGCGGACGACCAATCTTCAGCCTGCGGaatctgcagctgctgttcaTGAGGGGTGACCAACTGCCCGCCTGCCTGGACACCGTGATATCTGAGATGCAAAAGATGAAGCAGATCCGCTTTCGCAGTGAATTCGAGCACGATCCGGCCAATTCCTGGAGTGGATGGCTCGTCAACAGCCTAGTCACACGTCCCCTTTCATGGGGCTGGTCGAAAATAAAGCACAGCGTGGTGACAGAGGACCTAGAGGCCTCCACTTTAGTTGAATGGATTCACCTAGATGTCTTAAAT AACACTTGCGATCTCATAATCGAAAAAATCCTGTCGGAAAACACTGGAAAGTTACTGCATTTCAGTGCGTTAAAAAAGCTCTGTAAGGCTCACGGAGTTCGCATTTACTCAGACAAGGATCTATGCGTTTGCCTGTTGGCCCTAAATGTTCGCCAAACCGTCGGCCTAGaatataaaacagaaaaagggATACGCCAAATTCATTTGATCAAAATACCAA GAAAAGAGGGCGATGATCTTAATATAAGCCAAGAAGACCAGGCCGTCCACAATCTTCAGAACACACAAGCTCAGTTGCTCAAGCAGTTGGAGGAACTAGAGGAGGAGATCAAGGTAAACGATGACAAAGCGCGGCAGTACATGAAAGAGAACAAgcggcaaatggcaaaaacctATCTACGAAAAAGGCATCTCCTGGAAAAGAATCATG AACGTCGCAGTCTTGCCCTACACAACATCGAATCTCTTTTGTCCAGTGTGGATGAGGCTCAAAGCAGTGGCGCTGTTCTGGATGCCTACAAAATTGGATCAAATACTTTGAAGAAGGTTCTCTCGGATTCTGGATTGAAGTACGACAATGTCGACGAAGTATTGGCCGATGTGCGGGATACTCTGGACCAGCATCGGGAAGTTCAGGACGTAATGTCCAATAGCGTTGTGGAGAACGCGAGCATGGAAGAAGATCAACTAGAGCAGGAATTGCGCGAACTGTGTGGAGAATCTGCGCCGGCTACGTTAAGTTCACTTATTAATAACAACAGAAAGGCGGAGGTTGTGATTACGGACGAGGAGATGATTGCTATGCTGCAAGATCTCGAAGTGGAGGATGGTACCATATCGCAATCAAGTGCCAAAACCGTGAAAACTGTGCAGGGACTTAAAAATGCTCTATaa